The DNA window TCCGTAGGGGAAGCAGAGGGGCATAGGCTTACTTTTGAAGATATTGTACTTGATCTTGATTCTCGTGAAGTTGTAAGAGCAGGACAACGTCTAGAGCTTACGGCAAAGGAATTTGATTTACTATATCTTTTTATGCAGAATCCTAAGCGACTACTAACTAGAGATTTATTGATGGACAAAATTTGGGGTTATGATTATAGTGGTGAGTCCAATGTGCTTGAAGTATATATTGCTATGCTGAGACAAAAAACGGAGGAGTATGGCGGCAAACGTATCATACAGACGATTCGTGGCGCCGGTTACATTCTGAGAGGAGACTCTTAAGATGTCAATTAGACTGCGGCTAACCGCTTGGTATACTAGCATATTGGTCGTCATGCTAATTCTGTTTGGAGCTTCGATATATTGGCTTGTTTACTATAACACTTTTCAAGAAGTGAAGAATCGAGTCGAAGAACAGGGAGCTCTGATTGCTAGTGAAAACGCGGTGGGTTTATCCCAGGGATTAGATTTGAAGATGGAGCGGAGTCGAAGGATCCGATTAGAAGATGCTCGTATATTTTGGCAACTCAATAATTATGTGAAAGGCTCCATAGAGACCTCTCAAGGAATGGTTGACCGAGATATGGTATTCCCGGTTCCTAATATTGAAGAATTAAGTACGAAAGGTAACTTTCAAAATGTGACCATTAACGGTAATTCTTATATGTTGTATGAACGTGCCATTTATCTAGAAAATAAGAATGCTATTGTAGGATTGCTGCAGCTTGCAGCCGATACCAATGCAGAATATCGATTAATGGGTCAAATGAAGATTGTATTAATCTGGGGTTCGATTATTTCGATTGTGATTGCGAGTACCTTAGGATTGTTCCTTGCACGAAAATCAATGGCACCAATCGGCAAAGTGATCGAAGCCGCTAATGGGATTCAGACAGGAAATGACCTCAGCGTGCGTATTGATTATTCGGGTCCAAACGATGAGATAGGCCAACTCATTGGTACGGTTAACAACATGCTGGAGCGTACAGAGGGGTTCTATAAAGAACTGGATGATGCTTATGCGACTCAGCGACGCTTTGTCTCGGATGCTTCACATGAACTACGGACTCCGCTTACTACGATCCGCGGAAATGTCGATCTTTTGAAAAAAATGTGGACGCAGGAGAAAGAAGGAAAGGTCGCTTTAGATGAAGAGGATTTACGAAATATTTCGCTGGAGGCCATGAGTGATATTGCAGATGAATCTGAACGGATGAGCCGACTGGTGAACGACATGTTATCGTTAGCGCGAGCTGATGCTGGACATACGTTAATTAAGGATGTTCTCCCTCTCCCACCGCTAGTGGAGGAAGTTGTAAGACGCGCTCAATTTCTACCTCGTAAGGTATTATGGCTTCAAGGAGATTTGAGTGTAATTGAAAATGCATATGTGATGGGGAATAAAGATTACTTACAGCAAATGCTGTTCATATTCATTGAGAATGCGTTCAAATATACACCTGAAGGTAGTGTTACACTGGACGCTGTAGCAGCGGATAATCAGATCGGCATTAGGATCGCTGATACTGGCATTGGCATGGATCGTGAAGAAATTCCACATATATTTGAACGATTCTATCGCGCAGATCCTTCACGTGGAATCATTCAGGGAACAGGTCTTGGGCTATCGATTGCAAAATGGATTATCGATGAACATGGTGGTTCGGTTGAGGTAGTTACGAAGCGCGGTGAGGGCACAACGTTTGTAATTTGGCTTCCTGCTATCTTTGACGCTCTGGAGGAATAAGTTATAATAGACTTGTTTCCTACCGTAAGTAGATTTAGTTATGGAGACAGGAAAGTGGGGGATCAGTAACGATGGAAGTCATTAAAATATCGCCGCGAGGTTATTGTTATGGCGTTGTCGATGCGATGGTACTTGCTAGACAGGCCGCCAAGAATCTTGATTTGCCCAGGCCGATTTATATATTGGGCATGATCGTTCATAACAGTCATGTTACCACCTCATTCGAGGATGAGGGAATTATTACACTAGATGGTCCAAATCGTCTAGAAATCTTGAACCAGGTGGATAGCGGTACAATTATCTTCACAGCTCATGGTGTATCGCCAGAGGTGCGCAAAATCGCCCGGGAGAAGGGACTAACGACTGTTGATGCAACATGTCCAGATGTGACGAAGACGCATGTACTCATTAAGGAGAAAGTAGCCGAAGGTTATGATGTAATCTATATCGGTAAACGTGGTCATCCGGAACCTGAGGGAGCTATTGGCGTTGCTCCAGATCGTGTTCATTTAATTGAGAAAGAAGAAGAAATCGAGCAGCTGAGTATCGATTCAGATAAAATTATTATTACAAATCAGACTACGATGAGTCAGTGGGACATCAAACATATTATGAAGGAGTTGCTACAGAAATTCCCTGGTGCTGAAATACACAATGAGATTTGTTTAGCTACACAAGTCCGTCAGGAAGCTGTAGCGGAACAAGCAGGCCAAGCAGATTTAGTGATTGTAGTGGGTGATCCTCGCAGCAATAATTCTAACCGTCTAGCTCAAGTGTCAGAGGAGATTTCAGGAGTGACTGCTTATCGGATTGCAGATGTGACTGAATTGAATCGCGAATGGTTGATGGGAATAAATAAAGTTGCTGTAACTTCCGGCGCGTCTACACCTACGCCTATTACCCGAGAGGTCATTGCCTATTTAGAGCAATTTGATCCTAACAATGAGGACACATGGGAGATCGTGCGTACGGTTAATATGCAGAAGCTATTACCACCCGTCAAGGCAGCGGCGAAGAACAAATCAGCGGAATAATACTGCCTCAGTATAATGAAATTTACGGCGTTATGTTGGCATTTCAAACATAACGCCGTATTTTTTTATTATGGGTAATTCCCGAAGTAGTAGAAGCGAAAGTAATAAAGGGCTTGACGGTTAAGGTCATTTTCGGTATTATTGCTTTAGTAATTAAAAGCGTAGAAGCGAACAAGCGTTCAAGCATCAAAATAAAAAAGAATGAAGTGAACTTATTAGGCACTTGCCCGTTAATTATGAAAGGATGATTGAGATGATCGTTATAACTTCTAATCAAACACCTGAGAGTCGAATTCAGGAAATTATTGCAGTGATTGAAAAGGAAGGACTTCAAACGCACGTATCGCGTGGGAGTGATCGTACTGTGATTGGATTAATTGGTGCGATCGAGCCGAAGCTTGCTGAACATTTGCGTCAGATGAAAGATGTAGAGAGCGTGGTTAAGATATCCAAGTCTTACAAACTGGCAAGCCGTGATTTCCACCCAGAGGACACCGTAATCAAGATTGGTAATGTTTCTATTGGTGGAGGGGAACTTGTAGTAATGGGTGGTCCATGTGCTGTAGAATCTCCAGAACAGATTGATGAAATTGCCGCCTTAGTTAAGGCTGCTGGTGGGCAAGTACTTCGGGGAGGGGCATTCAAGCCACGTACAGGTCCTTACAGCTTCCAAGGAGTTGGTGTTGAAGGTCTCATCATGATGGCTGAAGCAGGCAAGAAACATGATTTGCTAACGATTACTGAGGTCATGACACCGGAGTATGTTGATGTTTGTGCTGAATATGCTGATATTTTGCAGATTGGAACACGTAATATGCAGAATTTCGATTTATTGCGCAAGCTTGGAACATGTGGTAAGCCGGTCTTACTGAAACGGGGATTCAGCGCAACCTACGACGAGTTATTAAATGCGGCAGAATATATTTTAGCTGGTGGTAACCCGAATGTTATGCTGTGTGAACGTGGAATTCGTACATTCGAGACATATACCCGTAACACATTAGATCTTTCCGCAATTCCTGTGCTTCAAAGCCTCAGTCATTTGCCAGTCATTTCTGACCCAAGTCATGGTACAGGAAGACGTGAGTTGGTCGAGCCGATGACTAAAGCATCTGTAGCAGCTGGTGCAGATGGACTTATCATTGAAATGCACACAGATCCTGACAATTCTATGACAGGAGACGGGGTTCAGTCCTTGTTCCCGGATCAATTTGCTTCGCTACTTCGCGACTTGGAGAAGCTTGCACCATTGGTTGGCAAACGTTTTGATACGCCGAAAGCTGCTAGCACGCTATAATACAAGAGGTATTATTAGAGTCTATATAATATTAAATAGATAAGCTGTTTTAGAAGTAGTTTAACCTACTTTTGAGACGGCTTATTTTTATGTATAAGCGCAGTTATGAGGCCTTTTATACTATTTGTAGAGAAGTTTGTACTCAATGTTATAATACCTTACATAGGGCATAAAAATACCTGACATGAGTATTGACGGTAGAAATTTCTGGTTTTATAATGACGACATAATTGAAGAAAAGGATGAACGTTAACTCTTAATTTTGAATTAATGTTCGTGATTGGGGAGGAATTTCAATGTCAGCAGAATTGGTTTTGAAGACAATTAAAGAAAAACAAATCGAATGGGTGGATTTCCGTTTTGCCGATTTGTCAGGACGGGCGCATCACATCACCTTACCGGCAAAAGAAGTAGATGAAGACACTTTTATTAACGGTGTTGCATTTGACGGATCATCAATTCCTGGATTCCGTGGAATTGAAGAGTCCGATATGGTCATGATGCCAGATCACGGCTCAATATATGTGGACCCATTCATGGCGCACCCAACGTTGAACGTATTTTGTGATATCTTCACACCGGATGGTGAACGTTACGAAAGAGACCCGCGTAGTATTGCGGTTCGTGCTGAAGAGTACTTGAAGGAAAGTGGCGTCGGAACAGCAGCGTTCTTTGCTCCAGAATCGGAATTCTTTATTTTTGACGATGTACGTCATGAGAGTGGAATGAATAAATCTTATTATTCCGTTGACTCTGAAGAAGCTTCGTGGAATACAGGACGTAGTGAAGAGGGCGGAAACTTGGGCTTTAAAATCCCAGTTAAGGGTGGATATGTTCCAGTAGCGCCGATGGATAAGCAACAAGATATCCGTAGTGAAATGTGCCGATTGTTAGAAGAAGTGGGTATCCGTGTAGAACGCCATCACCATGAAGTTGCTACTGCGGGTCAAGCGGAAATTAATTTCCGTTTCGATACATTGACTAAAACTGCTGATAATTTAATGATTTATAAATATATCGTGCACAATACGGCTGTTCAATTTGGTAAAACAGCAACTTTCATGCCAAAGCCGTTATTTGGCGACAATGGTAGTGGAATGCACGTTCACCAATCGATCTTTGATGGTGATACGCCGTTATTCTATGAAAAAGGTGCTTACGCGAATTTGAGCGAAACTGCGCTGCACTATATTGGGGGTATTCTATATCATGCTCCTGCGTTGATTGCGTTCACTAATCCCAGCACGAACTCGTTTAAACGGTTAGTTCCTGGTTACGAAGCGCCGGTTAATCTGGTATATTCCAAAGGAAATCGTTCCGCAGCGGTACGTATCCCAGTTGCTGCTGTGACACCGAAGGGTTGCCGGATTGAGTTCCGCACACCGGATTCAACGGCTAATCCATACCTTGCATTCTCTGCAATGCTAATGGCTGGGTTAGACGGAATCAAACGCAAGATTGATCCAACGAAAGAAGGATACGGACCGTTTGATAAAAATATTTATGAGCTCTCCGATGAAGAAAAAGGAGAGATTCGTAGTGTACCTGGATCGCTGGATGAAGCTTTAAATGCACTTCAGTCTGATTATGAATTTTTGACTGAAGGTGGCGTATTTACGAAAGAGTTCATCGATAACTTCGTTGATCTCAAACGGGCAGAAGCTAGATCGGTAGCCA is part of the Paenibacillus segetis genome and encodes:
- the aroF gene encoding 3-deoxy-7-phosphoheptulonate synthase — translated: MIVITSNQTPESRIQEIIAVIEKEGLQTHVSRGSDRTVIGLIGAIEPKLAEHLRQMKDVESVVKISKSYKLASRDFHPEDTVIKIGNVSIGGGELVVMGGPCAVESPEQIDEIAALVKAAGGQVLRGGAFKPRTGPYSFQGVGVEGLIMMAEAGKKHDLLTITEVMTPEYVDVCAEYADILQIGTRNMQNFDLLRKLGTCGKPVLLKRGFSATYDELLNAAEYILAGGNPNVMLCERGIRTFETYTRNTLDLSAIPVLQSLSHLPVISDPSHGTGRRELVEPMTKASVAAGADGLIIEMHTDPDNSMTGDGVQSLFPDQFASLLRDLEKLAPLVGKRFDTPKAASTL
- the glnA gene encoding type I glutamate--ammonia ligase, which translates into the protein MSAELVLKTIKEKQIEWVDFRFADLSGRAHHITLPAKEVDEDTFINGVAFDGSSIPGFRGIEESDMVMMPDHGSIYVDPFMAHPTLNVFCDIFTPDGERYERDPRSIAVRAEEYLKESGVGTAAFFAPESEFFIFDDVRHESGMNKSYYSVDSEEASWNTGRSEEGGNLGFKIPVKGGYVPVAPMDKQQDIRSEMCRLLEEVGIRVERHHHEVATAGQAEINFRFDTLTKTADNLMIYKYIVHNTAVQFGKTATFMPKPLFGDNGSGMHVHQSIFDGDTPLFYEKGAYANLSETALHYIGGILYHAPALIAFTNPSTNSFKRLVPGYEAPVNLVYSKGNRSAAVRIPVAAVTPKGCRIEFRTPDSTANPYLAFSAMLMAGLDGIKRKIDPTKEGYGPFDKNIYELSDEEKGEIRSVPGSLDEALNALQSDYEFLTEGGVFTKEFIDNFVDLKRAEARSVAIRVHPHEFGLYYDL
- a CDS encoding sensor histidine kinase is translated as MSIRLRLTAWYTSILVVMLILFGASIYWLVYYNTFQEVKNRVEEQGALIASENAVGLSQGLDLKMERSRRIRLEDARIFWQLNNYVKGSIETSQGMVDRDMVFPVPNIEELSTKGNFQNVTINGNSYMLYERAIYLENKNAIVGLLQLAADTNAEYRLMGQMKIVLIWGSIISIVIASTLGLFLARKSMAPIGKVIEAANGIQTGNDLSVRIDYSGPNDEIGQLIGTVNNMLERTEGFYKELDDAYATQRRFVSDASHELRTPLTTIRGNVDLLKKMWTQEKEGKVALDEEDLRNISLEAMSDIADESERMSRLVNDMLSLARADAGHTLIKDVLPLPPLVEEVVRRAQFLPRKVLWLQGDLSVIENAYVMGNKDYLQQMLFIFIENAFKYTPEGSVTLDAVAADNQIGIRIADTGIGMDREEIPHIFERFYRADPSRGIIQGTGLGLSIAKWIIDEHGGSVEVVTKRGEGTTFVIWLPAIFDALEE
- a CDS encoding 4-hydroxy-3-methylbut-2-enyl diphosphate reductase, with the protein product MEVIKISPRGYCYGVVDAMVLARQAAKNLDLPRPIYILGMIVHNSHVTTSFEDEGIITLDGPNRLEILNQVDSGTIIFTAHGVSPEVRKIAREKGLTTVDATCPDVTKTHVLIKEKVAEGYDVIYIGKRGHPEPEGAIGVAPDRVHLIEKEEEIEQLSIDSDKIIITNQTTMSQWDIKHIMKELLQKFPGAEIHNEICLATQVRQEAVAEQAGQADLVIVVGDPRSNNSNRLAQVSEEISGVTAYRIADVTELNREWLMGINKVAVTSGASTPTPITREVIAYLEQFDPNNEDTWEIVRTVNMQKLLPPVKAAAKNKSAE